In Nitrosococcus oceani ATCC 19707, the following proteins share a genomic window:
- a CDS encoding SDR family oxidoreductase codes for MNTAAWSTPEAYADLMKLVPYKRIGEPDDIARAVVWLSSDASDYVTGTTLFVDGGMALFPGFATGG; via the coding sequence ATCAATACTGCCGCCTGGAGCACGCCTGAAGCCTATGCTGATCTGATGAAGCTGGTGCCCTACAAACGAATCGGCGAGCCAGATGACATCGCCCGAGCGGTGGTCTGGCTCAGCTCCGATGCCTCGGATTACGTCACCGGCACGACTCTGTTCGTGGACGGCGGCATGGCTCTCTTTCCCGGCTTCGCGACCGGCGGTTAG
- a CDS encoding ATP-binding cassette domain-containing protein, producing the protein MACAHAVVKIKRVSKTFATVTGSLTAIAELSATFPGTGITSLVGPDGAGKTTLMRLIAGLLLPSKGIIQVLGQNTANQTVKIHQQIGYMPQNFGLYEELTVGENLNLYADLQGLGGPERQQRFKELLRFTGLAPFQTRPAGKLSGGMKQKLGLASTLIRPPRLLLLDEPSVGVDPLSRRELWNIVRTLISEGMAVLWSTAYLDEAERSDRMIVLDQGRKIYDGTPQDFIAPLEGRSFRLSAPQGKLRALQRQALAQEGIVDAALSGQTLRLVTAREAGKPRLEDLTGAAEIKAVPPCLEDAYIAALQPQRNTGPMVGKIQLASNHRPHKTEQAPIQVKDLTRRFGAFTAVNKVSFSVRRGEIFGLLGPNGAGKSTIFKMLAGLLPPTEGEALVAGVDLRRAAAKARGRIGYMAQHFSLYAALSVQQNLRFFAGVYGLRGRRRQEQIKIFSKALGLAPLADQTSGSLPLGYKQRLSLACAIMHEPEILFLDEPTSGVDPLTRREFWLRINEMAEQGVTVLVTTHFMEEAEYCDRLAIIYQGQLIALGSPDALKGEQATPECPEPSIEEAFIHLIEARQPG; encoded by the coding sequence ATGGCTTGCGCCCACGCTGTGGTCAAAATCAAGAGGGTAAGCAAGACCTTCGCCACGGTCACGGGGTCCTTGACCGCTATCGCTGAATTAAGCGCCACTTTTCCCGGCACCGGGATCACCAGCCTGGTGGGACCCGACGGGGCGGGCAAAACCACCCTGATGCGATTAATTGCCGGGCTACTGCTACCTTCCAAAGGGATCATTCAGGTGCTGGGCCAGAATACCGCCAACCAAACGGTCAAAATTCACCAGCAGATTGGCTATATGCCCCAAAACTTCGGACTCTATGAAGAACTCACAGTGGGGGAGAACCTTAACCTCTATGCTGATCTCCAGGGCCTGGGGGGCCCGGAACGGCAGCAACGATTTAAAGAACTGCTCCGCTTTACCGGACTAGCGCCTTTCCAAACCCGGCCCGCCGGCAAACTTTCAGGAGGAATGAAACAAAAGCTAGGACTCGCCAGCACCTTAATCCGCCCACCTCGCCTCCTGCTACTCGATGAACCAAGCGTGGGCGTAGACCCCCTCTCCCGCCGCGAACTTTGGAATATTGTCCGGACCCTGATCAGTGAGGGCATGGCCGTTCTGTGGAGCACCGCTTATTTGGATGAAGCGGAACGCAGCGATAGGATGATTGTGCTTGACCAAGGCCGGAAGATCTACGATGGAACGCCCCAGGACTTCATCGCGCCCCTGGAGGGCCGGAGCTTTCGCCTGTCTGCCCCCCAGGGGAAGCTACGCGCTCTTCAGCGCCAGGCGCTGGCACAAGAGGGTATCGTAGATGCGGCACTGAGTGGTCAAACCTTGCGCCTAGTGACCGCCAGGGAGGCGGGAAAACCGCGCCTTGAGGATCTTACCGGGGCAGCGGAAATCAAGGCTGTCCCGCCGTGCCTGGAGGATGCTTATATAGCCGCACTCCAACCCCAAAGAAACACTGGACCCATGGTCGGCAAAATCCAGTTGGCCAGCAATCATAGGCCACACAAGACGGAACAAGCCCCTATTCAGGTCAAGGATCTTACCCGCCGCTTCGGTGCTTTTACAGCCGTTAACAAGGTCAGTTTTTCGGTGCGGCGCGGCGAGATATTCGGTCTTCTCGGGCCTAATGGCGCTGGCAAATCCACCATTTTTAAAATGCTCGCGGGTCTTTTGCCTCCCACCGAAGGAGAAGCTTTGGTAGCCGGTGTGGACTTGCGCCGGGCCGCCGCCAAGGCGCGAGGCCGTATCGGCTACATGGCCCAGCATTTCTCCCTTTATGCCGCCTTGTCGGTCCAGCAAAATCTGCGCTTTTTTGCCGGGGTTTACGGACTCAGGGGCCGCCGGCGCCAGGAACAGATAAAAATCTTCTCCAAAGCCCTTGGCCTCGCCCCCTTGGCGGATCAGACCAGCGGTTCCCTGCCCTTGGGCTATAAGCAGCGGCTTTCCCTGGCCTGCGCCATCATGCATGAACCGGAGATCCTGTTTTTGGATGAACCCACTTCCGGGGTGGACCCCCTTACCCGGCGGGAGTTCTGGCTTCGGATCAATGAAATGGCCGAGCAGGGAGTCACAGTCCTGGTGACCACCCACTTCATGGAGGAAGCCGAATACTGCGACCGGCTCGCGATTATTTACCAAGGGCAATTAATCGCCCTGGGCTCCCCGGATGCGCTCAAGGGAGAGCAGGCAACTCCGGAGTGCCCTGAGCCCAGTATCGAGGAAGCTTTTATCCACTTGATTGAAGCCCGGCAGCCAGGCTAG
- a CDS encoding ABC transporter permease, whose product MPQSPTTPSHPPPYLRLQRLRGLVIKETRQILRDPSSIGIAFVLPAILLLLFGYGVSLDAKHVQIALVVEQPTDTTARFTAFFMSSEYFKPVFLPQRQAAEKALLAGEVRGMVVLRENFAKQIHQQGGAPIQVIVDGADANTGRQILGYVRRVWQDWLVLEARHQGLTFQQPVHQEFRIWFNPEVRSQNFLVPGLMAIIMTLTGALLTSLLVAREYDRGTIESLMVTPVTPNELLLGKLIPTFILGMGGMALSFALGVGLFEVPFRGSLWVLFVTAALFMLATLGMGLLISTLAKDQFVAGQIAIMVTFLPAFLLSGFIFNLASTPSWIQAVSYLIAARYFIEILKTLFLVGNIWNVIVPNGVALFLMAGVLLTLSRVLTRKRLD is encoded by the coding sequence ATGCCTCAATCCCCCACCACGCCTTCTCATCCACCTCCCTATCTCCGGTTACAGCGGTTGCGGGGGCTGGTCATCAAGGAAACCCGGCAAATCCTGCGCGACCCGAGCAGCATCGGCATTGCCTTTGTCCTGCCCGCGATTTTATTGCTGCTGTTCGGTTATGGAGTCTCCCTAGATGCCAAGCATGTCCAAATTGCGCTGGTAGTAGAGCAGCCCACCGACACCACCGCCCGCTTTACCGCTTTCTTCATGAGCTCGGAATACTTCAAGCCGGTTTTCCTGCCTCAGCGCCAAGCTGCCGAGAAGGCCCTGCTGGCAGGAGAAGTGCGAGGCATGGTGGTGCTCCGAGAAAACTTTGCCAAGCAAATCCACCAGCAGGGGGGAGCGCCGATCCAGGTCATCGTGGATGGCGCCGATGCCAATACCGGGCGCCAGATCCTCGGCTATGTGCGCCGGGTCTGGCAGGACTGGCTCGTCTTGGAAGCCCGCCATCAAGGACTCACTTTCCAACAACCCGTCCACCAGGAGTTCCGGATCTGGTTTAATCCGGAAGTCCGCAGCCAAAATTTTCTGGTTCCAGGGTTGATGGCCATCATTATGACTCTCACCGGGGCCTTGCTTACGTCCTTGCTGGTGGCCCGGGAATATGACCGGGGCACTATCGAATCCCTTATGGTGACCCCTGTGACCCCTAACGAGTTGCTCCTGGGTAAATTGATTCCCACCTTCATCCTTGGGATGGGCGGCATGGCCCTGTCCTTTGCCCTAGGGGTAGGATTATTCGAGGTTCCCTTCCGCGGCTCCCTGTGGGTCCTTTTTGTCACTGCGGCGCTGTTTATGCTAGCGACTTTGGGGATGGGATTGCTCATTTCGACCCTGGCCAAGGACCAGTTCGTGGCGGGTCAGATTGCCATCATGGTGACTTTTCTCCCGGCTTTCCTGCTCTCGGGCTTTATTTTCAACTTGGCCAGTACGCCCTCCTGGATTCAAGCGGTTTCCTATCTCATCGCCGCCCGTTATTTCATTGAGATTCTGAAAACACTGTTTCTTGTGGGGAACATCTGGAACGTCATCGTTCCCAATGGAGTTGCGCTCTTTTTAATGGCGGGCGTCTTGCTCACCCTGAGCCGGGTACTCACCCGCAAACGGCTGGATTAA
- a CDS encoding cation diffusion facilitator family transporter, producing MRSQLSGRLLVIYGAIAANFFIAVAKFIAAYFSGSSAMLSEGIHSMVDTGNELLLLLGVKRSNKPADEQHPFGYGKELYFWSLIVAIALFGIGSGMSIYEGITHLLHPTEITDPTWSYIVLGIAFVAEGISWIIALKELLASKNRDRSFWQALRISKDPSVFTVFCEDSAALAGVVVAFLGVYLGHTLNNHYFDGSASIVIGLILAAVALFLIYEGKHLLVGESADPQIVRHIHEIANTDPAVADLRRPLTMHFGPDQVLLNLDIKFRPNLSVAELENAVDRLEMKIRQAYPEIKRIYLEAQSFKGRGDLSDSTEDGETPK from the coding sequence TTGCGTTCTCAACTTTCTGGACGTTTATTGGTCATCTATGGTGCTATAGCAGCTAATTTTTTTATCGCTGTCGCCAAATTTATAGCCGCCTACTTTTCCGGAAGTTCAGCCATGCTCTCTGAAGGTATCCACTCAATGGTGGATACTGGCAATGAATTGCTGTTGTTACTCGGGGTAAAAAGGAGTAATAAGCCGGCCGATGAGCAACATCCGTTCGGCTATGGCAAGGAGCTTTATTTCTGGAGTCTGATCGTTGCTATTGCCCTATTCGGTATCGGTAGCGGCATGTCCATCTACGAGGGCATTACGCACTTGCTGCACCCCACCGAAATAACCGATCCTACCTGGAGCTATATCGTTTTAGGCATTGCCTTTGTCGCAGAGGGCATCTCGTGGATCATTGCTCTGAAAGAGCTTTTGGCTAGTAAAAACCGGGACAGAAGCTTTTGGCAAGCGCTTAGAATCAGCAAGGATCCGTCTGTATTCACGGTGTTTTGCGAAGATTCAGCCGCATTGGCGGGCGTGGTGGTCGCTTTTTTAGGCGTTTATTTAGGGCACACGCTCAATAATCACTATTTCGATGGTTCCGCTTCTATCGTTATCGGTCTCATCCTAGCGGCTGTGGCACTGTTTCTGATTTACGAGGGTAAGCATCTGCTTGTTGGAGAAAGCGCCGACCCGCAAATTGTGCGACACATTCACGAGATCGCCAACACCGATCCGGCGGTAGCGGATTTACGCCGCCCGCTTACGATGCATTTTGGACCCGACCAAGTGTTGCTGAATCTGGATATCAAGTTCCGCCCCAATCTATCAGTGGCAGAGCTCGAGAATGCTGTTGATCGCCTGGAGATGAAGATCCGCCAAGCGTATCCGGAAATCAAGCGTATTTACCTCGAGGCCCAATCCTTTAAGGGGCGTGGTGACCTATCGGACTCTACGGAAGACGGAGAAACTCCAAAGTGA
- the fabB gene encoding beta-ketoacyl-ACP synthase I: MGKELRRVVITGLGIISSIGNNKEEVLAALKTGRSGIEFHQEYADLGLRSQIHGSVDIDIEALIDRKIRRFMGDGAAYNYLAMEQAIADSGLTPNLVSHPRSGLIMGSGGPSTKNLVSAADTLREKGIRRVGPYMVPRTMCSTNSACLATPFKIKGINYSISSACSTSAHCIGNGMEQIQLGKQDIIFAGGGEELHWTLTHLFDAMGALSSNFNETPHRASRPYDKNRDGFVIAGGGGVVVLEALEHAEARGAKIYAEVTGYGATSDGYDMVAPSGEGAVRCMQQALATVETPVGYINAHGTSTPTGDIKELEAIQEAFAERKEGIPPISATKSLTGHALGAAGVNEIIYSLLMMEEGFIAASANIDEIDPGAEGFPIVKERMDGVELEAVMSNSFGFGGTNACLVLERCHH, translated from the coding sequence ATGGGAAAAGAACTTAGACGCGTCGTTATTACTGGATTGGGAATCATCTCCAGCATTGGCAATAACAAAGAGGAAGTCCTGGCGGCTTTGAAAACCGGCCGCTCAGGAATTGAATTCCATCAAGAATATGCGGATCTGGGTTTGCGCAGCCAAATTCATGGCTCGGTGGACATTGATATTGAGGCGCTTATCGACCGTAAAATTCGCCGCTTCATGGGGGATGGGGCAGCCTATAATTACCTGGCCATGGAGCAGGCAATCGCTGATTCGGGGCTGACTCCAAATCTGGTTTCCCATCCTCGCAGCGGGCTGATTATGGGCTCCGGCGGTCCCTCCACCAAGAATCTGGTAAGCGCGGCGGACACCCTGCGGGAAAAAGGAATCCGCCGGGTAGGACCTTACATGGTTCCCCGAACCATGTGCAGCACGAACTCCGCCTGTCTGGCAACGCCCTTCAAAATCAAGGGCATCAATTATTCCATCAGTTCCGCCTGCTCGACCAGCGCCCACTGCATTGGCAACGGGATGGAGCAAATTCAGCTTGGCAAGCAGGATATTATTTTTGCCGGCGGAGGGGAAGAACTCCACTGGACCCTGACCCATTTATTCGATGCCATGGGGGCTTTGTCTTCTAACTTCAACGAGACCCCCCACAGGGCCTCCCGCCCCTACGACAAGAATCGGGATGGTTTTGTCATTGCGGGCGGCGGCGGCGTAGTGGTACTAGAAGCCCTGGAACACGCCGAAGCCCGGGGGGCAAAAATTTACGCGGAAGTGACCGGCTACGGCGCCACCTCCGATGGTTACGACATGGTCGCTCCCTCGGGTGAAGGCGCTGTCCGCTGCATGCAACAGGCCCTTGCCACCGTGGAGACACCTGTGGGCTATATTAATGCCCATGGCACCAGCACTCCCACGGGCGACATTAAGGAATTAGAGGCCATCCAAGAAGCCTTTGCCGAGCGGAAAGAAGGTATTCCCCCCATCAGCGCTACCAAATCCCTTACGGGCCACGCCCTGGGCGCTGCGGGAGTCAATGAGATTATTTATTCACTGCTGATGATGGAAGAGGGCTTTATCGCCGCCTCGGCCAATATCGACGAGATCGATCCAGGCGCCGAAGGCTTTCCCATCGTAAAAGAGCGGATGGATGGGGTAGAACTTGAAGCTGTCATGTCCAATAGCTTTGGCTTCGGCGGCACTAACGCCTGTTTGGTCTTGGAGCGTTGTCATCATTAA
- a CDS encoding ABC transporter permease, which yields MWGRISALIIKEFLATLKDKRSRGVIIALPFFQLLVFPHATTLDVTSIRLAVLNKDSGTLGRDLAARFTAGQGFRLVATLTHDAGITPLVKAGKVDLVLHIGENFSQNLKQGLSAPVQLIVDGRNSNTALILLNYTSQIVADFNREMARQPLPAHLVERAWFNPNLLSFWSMLPGFLAIITLVATLSITGFAVAREKEVGTFQQLLVTPLRPMEIVIGKTIPALIIGLGESIVILLIAVYGYEVPLIGNLLFLYLSLFFFLLSSIGTGLMISSLARTQQQALLGAFFFIVPTVILSGFASPIANMPEWIQILTYLNPMRYFLEISHGIFLKDASAEFVLARVWPMALIASTALLLAAWLFRRRLY from the coding sequence ATGTGGGGCCGCATTAGCGCATTAATTATCAAAGAATTTTTGGCAACCTTGAAGGACAAAAGAAGCCGGGGGGTAATCATAGCTTTACCTTTTTTCCAACTGCTCGTCTTCCCCCATGCCACCACCTTGGATGTGACCTCTATCCGGCTTGCCGTCTTAAATAAAGACAGCGGTACTTTGGGGCGGGATCTAGCGGCGCGCTTTACCGCCGGGCAAGGTTTTAGGCTGGTGGCAACGCTCACCCATGATGCTGGAATCACCCCGCTGGTGAAGGCCGGGAAGGTGGATCTGGTGCTCCACATCGGCGAGAATTTTTCCCAGAATTTAAAACAAGGACTCTCTGCTCCGGTGCAATTGATTGTGGATGGCCGCAATTCCAATACGGCTTTGATTCTCCTGAATTACACCAGTCAAATTGTGGCTGACTTTAATCGGGAAATGGCCCGCCAGCCTTTGCCGGCCCACCTGGTGGAACGGGCCTGGTTCAATCCCAACCTCTTGAGCTTTTGGTCCATGCTCCCCGGTTTTCTCGCCATTATTACCCTGGTCGCGACCCTTTCCATTACCGGTTTTGCGGTGGCCCGGGAAAAAGAGGTTGGGACCTTCCAGCAGCTCTTGGTCACCCCCCTGCGCCCCATGGAGATCGTGATCGGCAAAACCATACCGGCGCTGATTATTGGCCTGGGGGAAAGTATCGTCATCCTTTTGATAGCGGTCTATGGCTACGAAGTGCCCTTGATTGGAAATTTACTGTTTCTGTACCTAAGTCTCTTTTTCTTTCTGCTTTCCAGTATCGGGACCGGATTGATGATCTCCTCCCTCGCCAGAACCCAGCAGCAAGCCCTATTAGGGGCTTTCTTTTTTATCGTTCCTACCGTAATTCTTTCAGGCTTTGCTTCTCCTATTGCCAATATGCCCGAATGGATTCAAATCCTGACCTATCTCAATCCCATGCGTTATTTTCTTGAAATTTCCCATGGCATTTTTCTCAAGGACGCGTCGGCCGAATTCGTCTTGGCACGGGTTTGGCCCATGGCTCTCATCGCCTCAACCGCTTTATTGCTTGCTGCCTGGCTATTCCGCCGCCGGCTTTATTGA
- the msrA gene encoding peptide-methionine (S)-S-oxide reductase MsrA: MTEKIKTREQFLTHGLMVLCLVVLIGLRPALALEAGKAPAKATFAGGCFWCMEPPFDNLEGVISTTSGYIGGHMKNPTYETVSGGKTGHAEAVQISYDPNQISYAELLAIFWRNIDPLAENRQFCDHGSQYRSAIFYHNETQQRLAEESKAQLAQSGRFNQPIVTEIKLATQFYPAEAYHQNYYQKNPIRYKLYRFGCGRDQRLQELWGDAS, from the coding sequence ATGACTGAAAAAATAAAGACAAGGGAACAATTCCTTACTCATGGCTTGATGGTGCTATGCCTAGTGGTCCTTATCGGCCTGCGCCCCGCTCTGGCCCTAGAAGCAGGCAAGGCTCCTGCCAAGGCAACCTTCGCGGGAGGGTGCTTTTGGTGTATGGAGCCGCCTTTTGACAATCTCGAGGGCGTTATTTCCACCACTTCCGGCTACATTGGCGGCCACATGAAAAACCCTACTTATGAAACCGTCTCTGGGGGGAAAACGGGACATGCGGAAGCCGTCCAAATCAGCTATGATCCCAACCAGATCAGCTATGCTGAATTACTCGCTATCTTCTGGCGTAATATTGACCCCCTTGCAGAAAACCGACAATTTTGTGACCACGGCAGCCAATACCGGTCCGCCATTTTCTACCACAACGAAACCCAGCAACGGCTGGCGGAAGAATCGAAAGCTCAATTAGCCCAATCCGGCCGCTTCAATCAACCCATCGTGACGGAAATTAAACTCGCCACCCAATTTTACCCTGCCGAAGCCTATCATCAGAATTATTACCAGAAAAATCCGATCCGCTATAAGCTGTATCGTTTTGGTTGCGGCCGGGATCAGCGTCTCCAAGAACTTTGGGGCGATGCTAGCTAA
- the mgtE gene encoding magnesium transporter gives MRKNEENPSNAIPKAHAAPGTLRDFIETAYAVDLAAWLEEIPCEEAQEQLLALPLPRRTETFGYLQPDTQVALARRLDRRDLAEIVTQMNADDRADLFNHLTPKEQQWLLRGLAQEEREDIRRLSAYAEGTAGAIMTSDYATLAADMTAHEAIELLRREAPEKETIYRSYILDRERHLIGSIRLHQLILAAADTRIEEIMDHAPVSVALDSDQEHVARMIERYDLLALPVIDEDGRLVGIVTHDDAADAMQAETTEDFHKIATVLPFSQSVREASMGVLYRKRIFWLALLVFGNLFSGAGIAFFEDTILAYVSLVFFLPLLIDSSGNAGSQSATLMVRALATGDVALKDWRDLILRELLIALALGATMALLVFPVGLLRGDSEIALVVGLTMLLVVIVGSLAGMSLPFLLSRLRLDPATASAPLVTTISDAVGVLVYFWIATTVLSP, from the coding sequence ATGAGAAAGAATGAAGAGAACCCAAGCAATGCGATCCCTAAGGCCCATGCTGCGCCTGGGACACTCCGTGATTTCATTGAGACGGCGTATGCGGTCGATCTAGCTGCTTGGCTGGAGGAAATTCCATGCGAGGAGGCGCAGGAACAGCTTCTTGCGCTACCCTTGCCGCGGCGGACCGAGACGTTCGGCTACCTGCAACCGGATACGCAGGTAGCGCTTGCGCGCCGGCTGGACCGGCGCGACCTGGCGGAAATTGTCACCCAGATGAATGCGGATGACCGCGCCGATTTGTTCAATCATTTAACGCCGAAGGAACAACAGTGGCTGCTGCGCGGCCTGGCGCAAGAAGAGCGCGAGGATATTCGTCGTCTGTCAGCCTATGCTGAAGGCACCGCCGGGGCGATTATGACCTCGGACTATGCCACGCTTGCCGCTGATATGACGGCCCATGAGGCAATTGAGTTGTTGCGGCGCGAAGCACCCGAGAAGGAAACCATCTACCGGTCCTATATCCTGGATCGCGAGCGCCACCTGATCGGCTCCATCCGGCTGCACCAACTCATTCTGGCCGCCGCCGATACGCGGATTGAAGAGATCATGGACCATGCTCCGGTGTCCGTCGCGCTAGATAGCGATCAAGAGCATGTCGCGCGGATGATTGAACGTTATGATCTATTGGCGCTGCCGGTGATTGATGAGGACGGCAGGTTGGTCGGCATCGTCACCCATGACGATGCCGCCGACGCGATGCAGGCGGAAACGACTGAGGATTTCCACAAGATTGCTACTGTCCTCCCGTTTTCACAAAGCGTGCGCGAGGCCAGCATGGGCGTGCTTTACAGGAAACGGATTTTCTGGCTTGCGCTGCTGGTGTTTGGAAATCTGTTTTCGGGCGCGGGGATCGCATTCTTCGAGGATACGATCCTGGCCTATGTATCGCTCGTATTTTTTCTTCCGCTGTTAATTGATAGCAGCGGCAATGCTGGGTCACAGTCGGCAACCCTGATGGTGCGGGCGCTGGCTACGGGCGACGTGGCGCTGAAGGACTGGCGCGACCTGATCCTGCGTGAACTGTTGATTGCGCTCGCGCTGGGGGCGACGATGGCGCTACTTGTTTTCCCGGTTGGGTTGCTGCGCGGCGATTCCGAGATCGCGCTAGTCGTAGGGTTGACCATGCTACTAGTCGTCATTGTTGGCAGCCTGGCGGGCATGTCACTGCCCTTTCTGCTCAGCCGCCTGCGGCTTGACCCGGCAACGGCAAGTGCGCCGCTGGTCACAACGATATCGGATGCAGTCGGTGTGTTGGTCTATTTCTGGATTGCAACGACGGTGCTGAGCCCCTGA
- a CDS encoding efflux RND transporter periplasmic adaptor subunit, with protein MTKSTARRLAVSIAAVLSVLGVGSYYLWQQEQHPPAQLTLYGNIDIREVNLSFNVPGRIKRMLVEEGDKTVPGQRLAVLEQDRFIDRVAAARAQLEKQQAVVEELETGSRPEEIKKAWAEKEAAEIAFSNAQRIYSRRLTLVHTEAVSEETADDAREVRDRAAANLEAARQVWQLAVKGPRQEDIQAAQAEARALAAALALAQEDLKDTEIQAPAAGTIRVRIQEPGAIVTLGEPVYSLALKNPVWVRAYVSEPNLGRIYPGMPVEIFTDSYPEYPFQGQIGFISPTAEFTPKTVQTPAVRTSLVYRFRVIIANPDERLRQGMPVTLIIHLKKHPKSHS; from the coding sequence ATGACTAAGTCAACAGCGCGCAGGCTCGCTGTTAGCATAGCCGCCGTGCTAAGCGTCCTCGGCGTGGGTAGCTATTACCTCTGGCAACAAGAACAGCATCCCCCGGCTCAATTAACGCTCTACGGCAATATTGATATCCGGGAAGTCAACCTGAGTTTTAACGTCCCTGGCCGGATTAAACGCATGCTGGTAGAAGAAGGAGACAAAACCGTCCCCGGACAGCGCCTTGCCGTCCTGGAACAGGATCGCTTCATCGACCGGGTGGCGGCGGCTCGGGCCCAACTGGAAAAGCAGCAGGCAGTAGTCGAGGAACTGGAAACAGGAAGCCGGCCTGAAGAAATCAAAAAGGCTTGGGCGGAAAAAGAGGCCGCCGAAATAGCCTTTAGCAATGCCCAGAGAATCTACAGTCGCCGCTTAACCCTGGTCCACACCGAGGCAGTCTCCGAGGAGACCGCCGATGATGCACGGGAAGTACGGGACCGGGCCGCCGCCAACCTGGAAGCCGCCCGTCAAGTATGGCAACTTGCGGTTAAAGGGCCGCGTCAAGAAGACATTCAAGCCGCCCAGGCGGAAGCACGGGCCCTTGCGGCAGCGCTGGCCCTGGCCCAGGAAGATCTGAAAGACACTGAAATTCAGGCTCCGGCAGCGGGGACTATCCGGGTACGGATTCAGGAGCCAGGGGCCATCGTGACTCTGGGCGAGCCCGTCTATTCCCTTGCCCTCAAAAATCCGGTATGGGTACGGGCTTATGTTTCGGAACCTAATTTGGGGCGGATTTACCCTGGTATGCCAGTGGAAATATTTACGGACAGCTACCCTGAATACCCCTTTCAAGGCCAAATCGGCTTTATTTCACCTACTGCCGAATTCACGCCAAAAACCGTTCAAACGCCCGCAGTGCGAACCAGTCTCGTCTATCGTTTTCGGGTTATTATTGCTAATCCCGATGAGAGATTGCGTCAAGGAATGCCAGTTACCCTCATCATCCATTTAAAAAAGCATCCAAAGAGCCATTCCTAA